A single Thunnus thynnus chromosome 6, fThuThy2.1, whole genome shotgun sequence DNA region contains:
- the gpr173 gene encoding probable G-protein coupled receptor 173: MGGGAIGMANGNESSEGPAGPMAAVVATTGGMVAESPSSALSTYIKLVLLGLIICISLVGNLVVSLLVLRDQALHKAPYYFLLDLCLADTIRSAICFPFVLVSIKNGSAWTYSVLSCKVVAFMAVLFCFHAAFMLFCISVTRYMAIAHHRFYSKRMTFWTCVAVVCMVWTLSVAMAFPPVFDVGTYKFIREEDQCIFEHRYFKANDTLGFMLMLAVLILATHVVYMKLILFEYKHRKMKPVQMVPAISQNWTFHGPGATGQAAANWIAGFGRGPMPPTLLGIRQNLHNQNRRLLGMEEFKVEKQLGRMFYVITLLFLVLWSPYIVACYWRVFVKACTIPHRYLSTTVWMSFAQAGVNPIVCFFLNKDLKKGLLSHLPACCRTKPHLPREPYCVM, encoded by the coding sequence ATGGGTGGGGGGGCAATCGGGATGGCGAATGGAAACGAGAGCAGCGAGGGGCCTGCAGGACCCATGGCAGCAGTGGTGGCTACCACAGGAGGTATGGTAGCAGAGAgtccctcctctgctctctctacCTACATCAAACTGGTGCTACTGGGGCTGATCATCTGCATCAGTCTGGTAGGCAACCTGGTGGTGTCTCTGCTGGTACTGCGGGACCAGGCCCTGCACAAGGCACCTTATTACTTCCTGTTGGACCTGTGTCTGGCAGACACCATTCGCTCAGCCATCTGCTTCCCCTTTGTGCTGGTGTCTATAAAGAACGGCTCAGCCTGGACCTACAGCGTGCTGAGCTGCAAGGTGGTGGCCTTCATGGCGGTGCTCTTCTGCTTCCATGCCGCCTTCATGCTGTTCTGCATCAGTGTTACACGCTACATGGCAATTGCACACCACCGCTTTTACTCAAAGCGCATGACATTCTGGACATGCGTGGCTGTGGTGTGCATGGTGTGGACGCTGTCTGTGGCGATGGCTTTCCCGCCTGTTTTTGATGTGGGCACTTACAAATTCATTCGCGAGGAGGACCAGTGCATCTTTGAGCATCGCTACTTCAAGGCTAACGACACGCTAGGCTTCATGCTAATGCTGGCTGTGCTCATTCTAGCCACACATGTTGTCTACATGAAGTTAATCCTCTTTGAGTACAAGCACCGCAAGATGAAGCCAGTCCAGATGGTGCCGGCCATCAGTCAGAACTGGACCTTCCACGGGCCGGGGGCTACTGGCCAAGCAGCAGCCAACTGGATTGCGGGCTTCGGCAGGGGTCCGATGCCACCCACCCTGCTGGGAATCCGGCAGAACTTGCACAACCAGAACCGGCGCCTGTTGGGCATGGAGGAGTTCAAAGTGGAGAAGCAGCTTGGCAGGATGTTCTACGTGATCACCCTGCTGTTCCTGGTGCTCTGGTCTCCCTACATAGTGGCTTGCTATTGGAGGGTGTTTGTCAAGGCTTGCACAATACCACACCGGTACCTCTCCACCACCGTGTGGATGAGTTTCGCCCAAGCCGGTGTCAACCCTATTGTCTGTTTCTTCCTTAACAAAGACTTGAAGAAAGGGCTTCTTTCCCACCTACCAGCCTGCTGCAGGACTAAACCTCATCTGCCACGAGAGCCTTATTGTGTCATGTAA